From the genome of Labrus bergylta chromosome 4, fLabBer1.1, whole genome shotgun sequence, one region includes:
- the LOC136179048 gene encoding zinc finger protein 665-like isoform X2: MSAVMWEVVRQRNIKHYGKLEEFVSMVTDAVPELMSKREGRLLSLGLRARTTLELLRSEHPEDLKAVETHLNRIRTSCIEETNDPVIEAPEANFMKLVQGLIEDTDGREHFLKNVFPVEYGPDFDTALETLVSEFFTRLEELLPIPDFKQTASWISSSPAVLEEYMQCVSNGEDLKFLLQSKQCHGKLAKSSVAPFPSDDLLIPSLCLPPSLEVAIASHPSACDDENNDVPQIVMFDEELSTNPSTSADFPESPKRTDMPSSPRRRQTSGLHKCTECNKCFKHHSVLIEHQRVHSGLQPYNCSECGRAFRTATLLAGHRLRKCKNAAYLCIKCGNSFPTSLDKFRHHCPKRGRNYDCGHCGKSFQKSSSLKEHLLTHVQSRLFKCSHCGVGFSGIGDLKYHQQVDHDKPYQCKQCGKSFISSKCLSKHQQRHEELGDMERAKLMSGGKHRKSGSAHRTSSSSLSSRKTSLKAIYPRGRVTHNCPLCGRSFKYRFEFLEHQRFHTAVKPYKCSQCGKAFRTEAHLSGHRKRKCKNASHVCTKCGCQFRSLHERVRHQCVQLLTKYECSHCGKTFKMAHLLRNHQMSDHQLPYSPNHRFRCRYCDETFPGISELKYHQRVDHEKPYQCQECGKCFLSEKCLNNHELRHNDDRPESCLVCGRGFRNRYDLKQHMRTHTGERPYQCTHCSQCFSTAGGLRSHTRVHTGEKPHVCPDCGKAFSQMGAMRTHRLTHTGERPFKCTVCGKGFTMAHKVTVHMRVHTGERPYVCSQCGKAFSDGSVLKQHMLNHSGVRPYHCQICPKTYTCLNHLRRHLKSHSNMN, encoded by the exons ATGTCAGCCGTGATGTGGGAGGTGGTCCGCCAGAGGAACATCAAGCACTACGGGAAGCTGGAGGAGTTCGTGTCCATGGTAACAGATGCAGTTCCTGAACTGATGAGCAAAAGAGAAGGGAGACTGCTCTCACTGGGCCTGAGGGCAAGG ACAACTCTTGAACTGTTGCGTTCTGAACACCCTGAAGATCTCAAGGCTGTTGAGACCCACCTCAACAGAATCCGGACTTCTTGCATTGAAGAG ACAAACGATCCTGTGATTGAAGCACCAGAGGCGAACTTCATGAAGCTGGTCCAAGGCCTTATCGAagacactgatggcagagaaCACTTCCTGAAG AACGTTTTTCCAGTGGAGTATGGTCCTGACTTTGACACAGCTCTGGAGACTCTGGTTAGTGAGTTCTTCACTagactggaggagctgctgccgATTCCAGACTTCAAACAG ACTGCGTCCTGGATCAGCTCTTCCCCTGCTGTCCTCGAGGAgtacatgcagtgtgtgtcAAACGGAGAGGACCTCAAATTTCTTCTCCAGAGCAAACAGTGCCATGGGAAGCTGGCCAAGAGTAGTGTCG CTCCGTTTCCATCGGATGATCTGCTCATCCCCTCCCTGTgtctccctccgtcactggaagTAGCCATCGCCTCCCACCCGAGTGCTTGTGATGATGAAAACAACGACGTTCCTCAGATCGTCATGTTCGACGAGGAGCTGTCTACAAATCCTTCCACATCAGCCGACTTCCCAGAATCACCCAAAAGAACCGACATGCCGTCCTCTCCTCGCAGGAGACAGACGTCGGGGCTGCATAAATGCACGGAGTGCAACAAATGCTTCAAGCATCACTCAGTCCTCATCGAGCACCAGAGAGTCCACAGCGGGCTGCAGCCGTACAACTGCTCAGAGTGCGGGAGGGCGTTCAGAACCGCCACGCTGTTGGCCGGTCACAGGCTGCGGAAATGCAAAAATGCTGCGTATTTGTGTATCAAATGTGGGAACAGTTTTCCAACCTCACTGGACAAATTCAGACACCACTGTCCAAAGAGAGGCCGTAACTACGACTGTGGTCACTGCGGGAAGAGTTTTCAAAAGTCGAGCAGCTTAAAGGAACATCTGCTAACTCACGTGCAAAGCCGGCTCTTCAAGTGCAGCCACTGTGGGGTGGGTTTTTCAGGAATAGGCGACCTGAAGTATCATCAGCAGGTGGATCATGATAAACCGTATCAGTGTAAGCAGTGTGGGAAGAGCTTTATCTCCTCAAAGTGTCTGTCCAAACACCAGCAGAGGCATGAAGAGCTCGGTGACATGGAGAGGGCTAAATTAATGAGCGGAGGGAAACATAGGAAGAGTGGCTCAGCTCATCGGacttcctcctcatctctgtCCTCCAGGAAAACATCCTTGAAAGCCATCTACCCCCGAGGACGGGTCACACACAACTGTCCGCTGTGTGGGAGGAGCTTCAAGTACCGCTTTGAATTTCTGGAGCACCAGAGGTTCCACACGGCGGTGAAGCCTTACAAATGTTCTCAGTGTGGAAAAGCTTTCCGAACAGAAGCTCACCTGTCGGGccacaggaagaggaagtgtAAAAATGCCTCCCACGTCTGCACAAAGTGCGGTTGTCAGTTCAGGTCTCTGCATGAGCGAGTCAGACATCAGTGCGTCCAGCTGCTGACAAAATACGAGTGTTCTCACTGTGGGAAGACATTTAAGATGGCTCACCTGCTGAGGAACCATCAGATGAGCGATCACCAGCTGCCCTATAGCCCCAACCATCGCTTCAGGTGCAGATACTGTGATGAGACGTTTCCTGGCATCAGCGAGCTGAAGTACCATCAGAGAGTAGACCATGAGAAACCGTATCAGTGTCAGGAGTGTGGCAAGTGTTTCCTGTCTGAAAAATGCCTCAACAACCACGAGTTACGCCACAACGATGACCGACCGGAGAGCTGTCTGGTGTGCGGCCGCGGCTTCAGAAACCGCTACGACCTAAAGCAGCACATGCGCACTCACACAGGAGAGCGGCCGTACCAGTGCACACACTGCTCCCAGTGTTTCTCCACAGCTGGAGGCTTAAGGAGCCACACCCGGGTTCACACCGGAGAGAAGCCACATGTTTGTCCCGACTGCGGGAAAGCGTTCTCTCAGATGGGTGCAATGCGAACCCATAGACTCACACACACGGGGGAGAGGCCGTTTAAGTGCACGGTGTGTGGGAAAGGTTTCACGATGGCACACAAGGTGACAGTTCACATGCGCGTGCACACGGGAGAGCGGCCGTACGTGTGCTCGCAGTGCGGGAAAGCCTTCTCAGATGGAAGCGTGCTGAAGCAGCACATGCTGAACCACTCAGGGGTCAGACCCTACCACTGCCAGATCTGCCCCAAGACCTACACCTGTCTGAACCACCTGAGGAGGCACCTGAAGAGCCACTCCAACATGAACTGA
- the zgc:171422 gene encoding zinc finger protein ZFMSA12A isoform X2: MDGPLPLSSLRLLAPPLRVMLAVMWKVVHLRSMKHYGKVEEFVSMVTEAVPDLLTDRQMRLLTLGLRAKMTLQMLSSEQPEDLTAVKTHLKILLSFSSKQVLQRDEDLEENFVRLVQRLLEDPKETQDFLKNVFPVVYGPDFDSALETLLCEFFTRLEEVLRIPDFKQTAEWISDTPSVLEECMHCVSREDDLRVLLWSKACRGEVANKHSSDPSHSEQQLFSSLSLPPSLQTATAKDTESNTEPEHQRQFETVSPEETADPEVPESRFLFEEETNIVDSNIAQRTTEGLLSDPKVFRVEKNNGISSAPCQAPSTSCQSPGMSTSLIRCPRKRVANKCPHCGKCFIYRYKLLEHQRVHTGENPYKCSQCGKAFRRTSDMSSHRRTQCTKAAYVCIKCGESFQTLREKFRHRCVQNVQTFDCSQCGRSFKKMYLLCKHKLTHVQDRTYTCKQCGRVYPSVRELRNHQKIHPTEPSHKCAQCGKFYSSVASLTAHEVRHEQKKTQTCVYCGKAFKTKSDLKLHTRSHTGERPFQCTYCGKRFSVSGNLTIHMRIHTGEKPFLCSDCGKAFVSAGELQIHRRTHTGERPYKCTICGRGFTMAGKLKLHMRVHTGERPYVCLECGKGFSRGAELKTHNMKHAGVRPFICHLCAKTYTCTNHLKRHLKTHSVL; this comes from the exons atggtcctctgcctctctcctctctgaggCTCCTGGCTCCTCCTCTGCGGGTCATGTTGGCCGTGATGTGGAAGGTGGTTCACCTGAGGAGCATGAAGCATTACGGGAAAGTGGAGGAGTTCGTGTCCATGGTAACTGAAGCCGTCCCTGACCttctgacagacagacagatgaggCTACTCACTCTGGGCTTAAGAGCGAAG ATGACGCTACAGATGTTGAGTTCTGAACAACCCGAGGATCTCactgctgtgaaaacacacctgaagatCCTGCTGTCATTTAGCTCAAAGCAG GTTCTTCAAAGAGATGAAGATCTTGAAGAGAACTTTGTCAGGCTTGTTCAAAGACTCTTGGAGGAcccaaaagaaacacaagatttTCTTAAG AATGTGTTTCCTGTGGTGTACGGGCCTGACTTTGATTCAGCTTTGGAGACACTGCTTTGTGAGTTCTTCACCAGGCTGGAAGAAGTGCTGCGCATACCAGACTTTAAGCAG ACTGCAGAGTGGATCAGTGACACGCCCTCTGTACTGGAGGAGTGTATGCATTGTGTGTCCAGAGAGGACGACCTCAGAGTGCTGCTCTGGAGCAAGGCCTGCCGAGGTGAAGTGGCCAACAAGCATAGCAGCG atCCCTCTCACTCAGAGCAGCAGCTCTTCTCATCATTATCTCTTCCTCCTTCACTGCAAACGGCCACTGCCAAAGATACAGAATCTAACACAGAGCCAGAACACCAAAGACAATTTGAGACTGTTTCTCCTGAGGAGACAGCAGACCCAGAGGTGCCGGAATCAAGGTTTCTATttgaagaggaaacaaacattGTGGACAGTAACATTGCACAACGAACAACAGAAGGTCTTCTCAGTGATCCTAAAGTTTTCAGGGTGGAGAAAAACAATGGCATATCTTCAGCCCCCTGCCAAGCTCCCTCTACATCTTGTCAGAGTCCCGGGATGTCTACCTCCCTTATCCGCTGTCCACGTAAGAGAGTTGCTAACAAATGTCCTCATTGTGGAAAGTGCTTCATTTACCGCTATAAACTCCTGGAGCATCAGCGGGTGCACACTGGTGAAAACCCTTACAAGTGCTCTCAGTGTGGAAAGGCCTTCAGGAGGACTTCTGACATGTCGAGTCACAGGCGGACTCAGTGCACAAAAGCAGCTTATGTCTGCATCAAATGTGGGGAAAGCTTTCAAACATTACGGGAGAAATTCAGACACAGATGTGTCCAAAATGTGCAAACGTTCGATTGTTCCCAGTGCGggagaagctttaaaaaaatgtacctgCTGTGTAAACATAAACTGACCCACGTACAGGATCGGACCTACACATGCAAACAGTGCGGGCGGGTTTACCCCAGCGTGAGAGAGCTGCGAAACCATCAGAAGATCCATCCAACTGAGCCGTCCCATAAGTGTGCACAGTGTGGGAAGTTTTACAGCTCGGTGGCCAGTTTGACAGCACACGAGGTGCGTCACGAGCAAAAGAAGACACAGACGTGTGTTTACTGCGGCAAGGCTTTCAAGACCAAAAGTGACCTGAAACTGCACACGCGCAGTCACACAGGCGAGAGGCCGTTTCAGTGCACGTACTGTGGGAAACGTTTCTCTGTGTCAGGAAACCTCACTATACACATGAGGATCCACACTGGAGAAAAGCCATTTCTGTGCTCTGACTGTGGCAAGGCTTTTGTTTCAGCAGGCGAGCTGCAGATTCACAGGCGCACCCACACAGGAGAGAGGCCGTACAAGTGCACCATATGTGGACGGGGATTCACCATGGCAGGAAAACTAAAGCTTCATATGCGCGTTCACACCGGCGAGCGTCCTTATGTCTGCTTAGAATGCGGGAAGGGTTTTTCACGCGGTGCCGAgttgaaaacacacaacatgaagcACGCAGGGGTTCGACCGTTCATTTGTCACCTGTGTGCAAAGACTTACACATGCACCAATCACCTGAAGAGACACTTGAAAACTCACAGTGTACTTTGA
- the zgc:171422 gene encoding zinc finger protein ZFMSA12A isoform X1, whose protein sequence is MGDCICHLLSADGPLPLSSLRLLAPPLRVMLAVMWKVVHLRSMKHYGKVEEFVSMVTEAVPDLLTDRQMRLLTLGLRAKMTLQMLSSEQPEDLTAVKTHLKILLSFSSKQVLQRDEDLEENFVRLVQRLLEDPKETQDFLKNVFPVVYGPDFDSALETLLCEFFTRLEEVLRIPDFKQTAEWISDTPSVLEECMHCVSREDDLRVLLWSKACRGEVANKHSSDPSHSEQQLFSSLSLPPSLQTATAKDTESNTEPEHQRQFETVSPEETADPEVPESRFLFEEETNIVDSNIAQRTTEGLLSDPKVFRVEKNNGISSAPCQAPSTSCQSPGMSTSLIRCPRKRVANKCPHCGKCFIYRYKLLEHQRVHTGENPYKCSQCGKAFRRTSDMSSHRRTQCTKAAYVCIKCGESFQTLREKFRHRCVQNVQTFDCSQCGRSFKKMYLLCKHKLTHVQDRTYTCKQCGRVYPSVRELRNHQKIHPTEPSHKCAQCGKFYSSVASLTAHEVRHEQKKTQTCVYCGKAFKTKSDLKLHTRSHTGERPFQCTYCGKRFSVSGNLTIHMRIHTGEKPFLCSDCGKAFVSAGELQIHRRTHTGERPYKCTICGRGFTMAGKLKLHMRVHTGERPYVCLECGKGFSRGAELKTHNMKHAGVRPFICHLCAKTYTCTNHLKRHLKTHSVL, encoded by the exons GTGACTGTATTTgtcacctcctctctgcagatggtcctctgcctctctcctctctgaggCTCCTGGCTCCTCCTCTGCGGGTCATGTTGGCCGTGATGTGGAAGGTGGTTCACCTGAGGAGCATGAAGCATTACGGGAAAGTGGAGGAGTTCGTGTCCATGGTAACTGAAGCCGTCCCTGACCttctgacagacagacagatgaggCTACTCACTCTGGGCTTAAGAGCGAAG ATGACGCTACAGATGTTGAGTTCTGAACAACCCGAGGATCTCactgctgtgaaaacacacctgaagatCCTGCTGTCATTTAGCTCAAAGCAG GTTCTTCAAAGAGATGAAGATCTTGAAGAGAACTTTGTCAGGCTTGTTCAAAGACTCTTGGAGGAcccaaaagaaacacaagatttTCTTAAG AATGTGTTTCCTGTGGTGTACGGGCCTGACTTTGATTCAGCTTTGGAGACACTGCTTTGTGAGTTCTTCACCAGGCTGGAAGAAGTGCTGCGCATACCAGACTTTAAGCAG ACTGCAGAGTGGATCAGTGACACGCCCTCTGTACTGGAGGAGTGTATGCATTGTGTGTCCAGAGAGGACGACCTCAGAGTGCTGCTCTGGAGCAAGGCCTGCCGAGGTGAAGTGGCCAACAAGCATAGCAGCG atCCCTCTCACTCAGAGCAGCAGCTCTTCTCATCATTATCTCTTCCTCCTTCACTGCAAACGGCCACTGCCAAAGATACAGAATCTAACACAGAGCCAGAACACCAAAGACAATTTGAGACTGTTTCTCCTGAGGAGACAGCAGACCCAGAGGTGCCGGAATCAAGGTTTCTATttgaagaggaaacaaacattGTGGACAGTAACATTGCACAACGAACAACAGAAGGTCTTCTCAGTGATCCTAAAGTTTTCAGGGTGGAGAAAAACAATGGCATATCTTCAGCCCCCTGCCAAGCTCCCTCTACATCTTGTCAGAGTCCCGGGATGTCTACCTCCCTTATCCGCTGTCCACGTAAGAGAGTTGCTAACAAATGTCCTCATTGTGGAAAGTGCTTCATTTACCGCTATAAACTCCTGGAGCATCAGCGGGTGCACACTGGTGAAAACCCTTACAAGTGCTCTCAGTGTGGAAAGGCCTTCAGGAGGACTTCTGACATGTCGAGTCACAGGCGGACTCAGTGCACAAAAGCAGCTTATGTCTGCATCAAATGTGGGGAAAGCTTTCAAACATTACGGGAGAAATTCAGACACAGATGTGTCCAAAATGTGCAAACGTTCGATTGTTCCCAGTGCGggagaagctttaaaaaaatgtacctgCTGTGTAAACATAAACTGACCCACGTACAGGATCGGACCTACACATGCAAACAGTGCGGGCGGGTTTACCCCAGCGTGAGAGAGCTGCGAAACCATCAGAAGATCCATCCAACTGAGCCGTCCCATAAGTGTGCACAGTGTGGGAAGTTTTACAGCTCGGTGGCCAGTTTGACAGCACACGAGGTGCGTCACGAGCAAAAGAAGACACAGACGTGTGTTTACTGCGGCAAGGCTTTCAAGACCAAAAGTGACCTGAAACTGCACACGCGCAGTCACACAGGCGAGAGGCCGTTTCAGTGCACGTACTGTGGGAAACGTTTCTCTGTGTCAGGAAACCTCACTATACACATGAGGATCCACACTGGAGAAAAGCCATTTCTGTGCTCTGACTGTGGCAAGGCTTTTGTTTCAGCAGGCGAGCTGCAGATTCACAGGCGCACCCACACAGGAGAGAGGCCGTACAAGTGCACCATATGTGGACGGGGATTCACCATGGCAGGAAAACTAAAGCTTCATATGCGCGTTCACACCGGCGAGCGTCCTTATGTCTGCTTAGAATGCGGGAAGGGTTTTTCACGCGGTGCCGAgttgaaaacacacaacatgaagcACGCAGGGGTTCGACCGTTCATTTGTCACCTGTGTGCAAAGACTTACACATGCACCAATCACCTGAAGAGACACTTGAAAACTCACAGTGTACTTTGA
- the LOC136179048 gene encoding zinc finger protein 665-like isoform X1: protein MNDMEFSVPLSSLALLVPPLRLMSAVMWEVVRQRNIKHYGKLEEFVSMVTDAVPELMSKREGRLLSLGLRARTTLELLRSEHPEDLKAVETHLNRIRTSCIEETNDPVIEAPEANFMKLVQGLIEDTDGREHFLKNVFPVEYGPDFDTALETLVSEFFTRLEELLPIPDFKQTASWISSSPAVLEEYMQCVSNGEDLKFLLQSKQCHGKLAKSSVAPFPSDDLLIPSLCLPPSLEVAIASHPSACDDENNDVPQIVMFDEELSTNPSTSADFPESPKRTDMPSSPRRRQTSGLHKCTECNKCFKHHSVLIEHQRVHSGLQPYNCSECGRAFRTATLLAGHRLRKCKNAAYLCIKCGNSFPTSLDKFRHHCPKRGRNYDCGHCGKSFQKSSSLKEHLLTHVQSRLFKCSHCGVGFSGIGDLKYHQQVDHDKPYQCKQCGKSFISSKCLSKHQQRHEELGDMERAKLMSGGKHRKSGSAHRTSSSSLSSRKTSLKAIYPRGRVTHNCPLCGRSFKYRFEFLEHQRFHTAVKPYKCSQCGKAFRTEAHLSGHRKRKCKNASHVCTKCGCQFRSLHERVRHQCVQLLTKYECSHCGKTFKMAHLLRNHQMSDHQLPYSPNHRFRCRYCDETFPGISELKYHQRVDHEKPYQCQECGKCFLSEKCLNNHELRHNDDRPESCLVCGRGFRNRYDLKQHMRTHTGERPYQCTHCSQCFSTAGGLRSHTRVHTGEKPHVCPDCGKAFSQMGAMRTHRLTHTGERPFKCTVCGKGFTMAHKVTVHMRVHTGERPYVCSQCGKAFSDGSVLKQHMLNHSGVRPYHCQICPKTYTCLNHLRRHLKSHSNMN, encoded by the exons ATGAACGACATGG agttcAGTGTCCCCCTGTCCTCCCTGGCCctcctggtccctccactccgCCTGATGTCAGCCGTGATGTGGGAGGTGGTCCGCCAGAGGAACATCAAGCACTACGGGAAGCTGGAGGAGTTCGTGTCCATGGTAACAGATGCAGTTCCTGAACTGATGAGCAAAAGAGAAGGGAGACTGCTCTCACTGGGCCTGAGGGCAAGG ACAACTCTTGAACTGTTGCGTTCTGAACACCCTGAAGATCTCAAGGCTGTTGAGACCCACCTCAACAGAATCCGGACTTCTTGCATTGAAGAG ACAAACGATCCTGTGATTGAAGCACCAGAGGCGAACTTCATGAAGCTGGTCCAAGGCCTTATCGAagacactgatggcagagaaCACTTCCTGAAG AACGTTTTTCCAGTGGAGTATGGTCCTGACTTTGACACAGCTCTGGAGACTCTGGTTAGTGAGTTCTTCACTagactggaggagctgctgccgATTCCAGACTTCAAACAG ACTGCGTCCTGGATCAGCTCTTCCCCTGCTGTCCTCGAGGAgtacatgcagtgtgtgtcAAACGGAGAGGACCTCAAATTTCTTCTCCAGAGCAAACAGTGCCATGGGAAGCTGGCCAAGAGTAGTGTCG CTCCGTTTCCATCGGATGATCTGCTCATCCCCTCCCTGTgtctccctccgtcactggaagTAGCCATCGCCTCCCACCCGAGTGCTTGTGATGATGAAAACAACGACGTTCCTCAGATCGTCATGTTCGACGAGGAGCTGTCTACAAATCCTTCCACATCAGCCGACTTCCCAGAATCACCCAAAAGAACCGACATGCCGTCCTCTCCTCGCAGGAGACAGACGTCGGGGCTGCATAAATGCACGGAGTGCAACAAATGCTTCAAGCATCACTCAGTCCTCATCGAGCACCAGAGAGTCCACAGCGGGCTGCAGCCGTACAACTGCTCAGAGTGCGGGAGGGCGTTCAGAACCGCCACGCTGTTGGCCGGTCACAGGCTGCGGAAATGCAAAAATGCTGCGTATTTGTGTATCAAATGTGGGAACAGTTTTCCAACCTCACTGGACAAATTCAGACACCACTGTCCAAAGAGAGGCCGTAACTACGACTGTGGTCACTGCGGGAAGAGTTTTCAAAAGTCGAGCAGCTTAAAGGAACATCTGCTAACTCACGTGCAAAGCCGGCTCTTCAAGTGCAGCCACTGTGGGGTGGGTTTTTCAGGAATAGGCGACCTGAAGTATCATCAGCAGGTGGATCATGATAAACCGTATCAGTGTAAGCAGTGTGGGAAGAGCTTTATCTCCTCAAAGTGTCTGTCCAAACACCAGCAGAGGCATGAAGAGCTCGGTGACATGGAGAGGGCTAAATTAATGAGCGGAGGGAAACATAGGAAGAGTGGCTCAGCTCATCGGacttcctcctcatctctgtCCTCCAGGAAAACATCCTTGAAAGCCATCTACCCCCGAGGACGGGTCACACACAACTGTCCGCTGTGTGGGAGGAGCTTCAAGTACCGCTTTGAATTTCTGGAGCACCAGAGGTTCCACACGGCGGTGAAGCCTTACAAATGTTCTCAGTGTGGAAAAGCTTTCCGAACAGAAGCTCACCTGTCGGGccacaggaagaggaagtgtAAAAATGCCTCCCACGTCTGCACAAAGTGCGGTTGTCAGTTCAGGTCTCTGCATGAGCGAGTCAGACATCAGTGCGTCCAGCTGCTGACAAAATACGAGTGTTCTCACTGTGGGAAGACATTTAAGATGGCTCACCTGCTGAGGAACCATCAGATGAGCGATCACCAGCTGCCCTATAGCCCCAACCATCGCTTCAGGTGCAGATACTGTGATGAGACGTTTCCTGGCATCAGCGAGCTGAAGTACCATCAGAGAGTAGACCATGAGAAACCGTATCAGTGTCAGGAGTGTGGCAAGTGTTTCCTGTCTGAAAAATGCCTCAACAACCACGAGTTACGCCACAACGATGACCGACCGGAGAGCTGTCTGGTGTGCGGCCGCGGCTTCAGAAACCGCTACGACCTAAAGCAGCACATGCGCACTCACACAGGAGAGCGGCCGTACCAGTGCACACACTGCTCCCAGTGTTTCTCCACAGCTGGAGGCTTAAGGAGCCACACCCGGGTTCACACCGGAGAGAAGCCACATGTTTGTCCCGACTGCGGGAAAGCGTTCTCTCAGATGGGTGCAATGCGAACCCATAGACTCACACACACGGGGGAGAGGCCGTTTAAGTGCACGGTGTGTGGGAAAGGTTTCACGATGGCACACAAGGTGACAGTTCACATGCGCGTGCACACGGGAGAGCGGCCGTACGTGTGCTCGCAGTGCGGGAAAGCCTTCTCAGATGGAAGCGTGCTGAAGCAGCACATGCTGAACCACTCAGGGGTCAGACCCTACCACTGCCAGATCTGCCCCAAGACCTACACCTGTCTGAACCACCTGAGGAGGCACCTGAAGAGCCACTCCAACATGAACTGA